Proteins encoded by one window of Panicum virgatum strain AP13 chromosome 7N, P.virgatum_v5, whole genome shotgun sequence:
- the LOC120680519 gene encoding uncharacterized protein LOC120680519 isoform X2 codes for MQFRVTALSSHLYGIIRAVTALSSHLYAITLGCAAHCSHLLLPSSDSLACSLLCWSSFQGLWPFCWCSFQSNRYIIRAQIKYIVPNQSWWYLACEKCNRTLQPHGEKYKCVGPTCSGTGGPRYSLPIIATDLVAPREQQNERTIQLVFFGSIAQEIIDTPVGTLIAANEGVGIFLPTKITAIYGKQYELRVSISSMSLQHINITYQVDAIIGMGSIPASTPPHLHLALEGQPSHQSATESQQLHSTDKSTLITGTAPNGSGSTPPECNKDISSALPHIDISGTENTKFEIHARTKAPESSESNLLSTLASVEDLEKAQVYLITSYLLYCIENQIPFDYVIQQDYTCLSPCILLTQRQKRTNVRLMRHLIAMVKMIQGMLHIQALQICHILYYNFYLIMHSK; via the exons ATGCAGTTCCGTGTCACGGCTCTCAGCTCCCACCTGTACGGCATTATCCGTGCTGTCACGGCCCTCAGCTCCCACCTGTACGCCATTACCCTCGGCTGCGCCGCCCACTGCagccatcttcttcttccttcctca GATTCACTCGCCTGCTCTTTGCTATGCTGGTCGTCGTTCCAGGGCCTTTGGCCCTTCTGTTGGTGTTCATTCCAG AGCAACAGATACATTATCCGTGCACAGATCAAGTATATAGTTCCTAATCAATCATGGTGGTATTTGGCTTGTGAGAAATGCAATAGAACACTGCAGCCACATGGAGAGAAATATAAATGCGTTGGCCCTACATGTTCTGGAACAGGAGGACCTAG GTACAGCCTCCCTATTATTGCCACCGATCTTGTGGCACCGAGAGAGCAACAAAATGAAAGAACTATACAACTTGTGTTCTTTGGATCCATAGCACAAGAAATAATTGACACCCCAGTTGGTACTCTCATTGCTGCTAATGAAGGCGTGGGAATTTTCCTCCCAACAAAAATTACTGCCATCTATGGAAAACAATATGAGCTCCGTGTAAGCATTTCCTCAATGTCATTACAGCATATCAACATCACCTATCAAGTTGATGCTATTATAGGCATGGGTAGCATTCCTGCATCTACACCACCTCACTTGCATCTCG CACTTGAAGGACAACCTTCTCATCAATCAGCAACAGAAAGCCAGCAACTCCACTCTACTGATAAATCTACACTCATCACTGGCACTGCACCAAATGGTTCTGGGTCTACACCACCTGAATGCAATAAG GACATCAGCTCGGCATTACCTCATATAGATATATCAGGTACAGAAAATACTAAGTTTGAGATCCATGCAAGGACAAAG GCTCCTGAATCATCTGAAAGCAATCTGTTGTCAACTCTGGCCTCAGTTGAAGACTTAGAAAAAGCTCAGGTATATCTCATAACATCATATCTACTATATTGCATAGAAAATCAAATACCTTTTGATTATGTAATACAACAAGATTATACTTGCCTTTCCCCATGCATCTTGCTGACCCAAAGACAAAAAAGAACAAATGTTCGATTGATGAGGCATCTCATAGCCATGGTAAAAATGATCCAAGGTATGTTACATATACAAGCACTTCAAATTTGT CATATACTATACTACAATTTCTACTTAATAATGCATTCCAAATGA
- the LOC120680519 gene encoding uncharacterized protein LOC120680519 isoform X5 — MQFRVTALSSHLYGIIRAVTALSSHLYAITLGCAAHCSHLLLPSSVSSCYSPFPVPLRVVGSFDGPLFFIVILLSWIHSPALCYAGRRSRAFGPSVGVHSRTLQPHGEKYKCVGPTCSGTGGPRYSLPIIATDLVAPREQQNERTIQLVFFGSIAQEIIDTPVGTLIAANEGVGIFLPTKITAIYGKQYELRVSISSMSLQHINITYQVDAIIGMGSIPASTPPHLHLALEGQPSHQSATESQQLHSTDKSTLITGTAPNGSGSTPPECNKDISSALPHIDISGTENTKFEIHARTKAPESSESNLLSTLASVEDLEKAQVYLITSYLLYCIENQIPFDYVIQQDYTCLSPCILLTQRQKRTNVRLMRHLIAMVKMIQVIFR, encoded by the exons ATGCAGTTCCGTGTCACGGCTCTCAGCTCCCACCTGTACGGCATTATCCGTGCTGTCACGGCCCTCAGCTCCCACCTGTACGCCATTACCCTCGGCTGCGCCGCCCACTGCagccatcttcttcttccttcctcaGTAAGCTCCTGCTACTCTCCTTTCCCTGTTCCTCTTCG TGTTGTTGGTAGTTTTGACGGACCCCTTTTCTTCATCGTAATCCTTCTTTCCTG GATTCACTCGCCTGCTCTTTGCTATGCTGGTCGTCGTTCCAGGGCCTTTGGCCCTTCTGTTGGTGTTCATTCCAG AACACTGCAGCCACATGGAGAGAAATATAAATGCGTTGGCCCTACATGTTCTGGAACAGGAGGACCTAG GTACAGCCTCCCTATTATTGCCACCGATCTTGTGGCACCGAGAGAGCAACAAAATGAAAGAACTATACAACTTGTGTTCTTTGGATCCATAGCACAAGAAATAATTGACACCCCAGTTGGTACTCTCATTGCTGCTAATGAAGGCGTGGGAATTTTCCTCCCAACAAAAATTACTGCCATCTATGGAAAACAATATGAGCTCCGTGTAAGCATTTCCTCAATGTCATTACAGCATATCAACATCACCTATCAAGTTGATGCTATTATAGGCATGGGTAGCATTCCTGCATCTACACCACCTCACTTGCATCTCG CACTTGAAGGACAACCTTCTCATCAATCAGCAACAGAAAGCCAGCAACTCCACTCTACTGATAAATCTACACTCATCACTGGCACTGCACCAAATGGTTCTGGGTCTACACCACCTGAATGCAATAAG GACATCAGCTCGGCATTACCTCATATAGATATATCAGGTACAGAAAATACTAAGTTTGAGATCCATGCAAGGACAAAG GCTCCTGAATCATCTGAAAGCAATCTGTTGTCAACTCTGGCCTCAGTTGAAGACTTAGAAAAAGCTCAGGTATATCTCATAACATCATATCTACTATATTGCATAGAAAATCAAATACCTTTTGATTATGTAATACAACAAGATTATACTTGCCTTTCCCCATGCATCTTGCTGACCCAAAGACAAAAAAGAACAAATGTTCGATTGATGAGGCATCTCATAGCCATGGTAAAAATGATCCAAG TGATATTCAGATGA
- the LOC120680519 gene encoding uncharacterized protein LOC120680519 isoform X1, producing MQFRVTALSSHLYGIIRAVTALSSHLYAITLGCAAHCSHLLLPSSVSSCYSPFPVPLRVVGSFDGPLFFIVILLSWIHSPALCYAGRRSRAFGPSVGVHSRTLQPHGEKYKCVGPTCSGTGGPRYSLPIIATDLVAPREQQNERTIQLVFFGSIAQEIIDTPVGTLIAANEGVGIFLPTKITAIYGKQYELRVSISSMSLQHINITYQVDAIIGMGSIPASTPPHLHLALEGQPSHQSATESQQLHSTDKSTLITGTAPNGSGSTPPECNKDISSALPHIDISGTENTKFEIHARTKAPESSESNLLSTLASVEDLEKAQVYLITSYLLYCIENQIPFDYVIQQDYTCLSPCILLTQRQKRTNVRLMRHLIAMVKMIQGMLHIQALQICHILYYNFYLIMHSK from the exons ATGCAGTTCCGTGTCACGGCTCTCAGCTCCCACCTGTACGGCATTATCCGTGCTGTCACGGCCCTCAGCTCCCACCTGTACGCCATTACCCTCGGCTGCGCCGCCCACTGCagccatcttcttcttccttcctcaGTAAGCTCCTGCTACTCTCCTTTCCCTGTTCCTCTTCG TGTTGTTGGTAGTTTTGACGGACCCCTTTTCTTCATCGTAATCCTTCTTTCCTG GATTCACTCGCCTGCTCTTTGCTATGCTGGTCGTCGTTCCAGGGCCTTTGGCCCTTCTGTTGGTGTTCATTCCAG AACACTGCAGCCACATGGAGAGAAATATAAATGCGTTGGCCCTACATGTTCTGGAACAGGAGGACCTAG GTACAGCCTCCCTATTATTGCCACCGATCTTGTGGCACCGAGAGAGCAACAAAATGAAAGAACTATACAACTTGTGTTCTTTGGATCCATAGCACAAGAAATAATTGACACCCCAGTTGGTACTCTCATTGCTGCTAATGAAGGCGTGGGAATTTTCCTCCCAACAAAAATTACTGCCATCTATGGAAAACAATATGAGCTCCGTGTAAGCATTTCCTCAATGTCATTACAGCATATCAACATCACCTATCAAGTTGATGCTATTATAGGCATGGGTAGCATTCCTGCATCTACACCACCTCACTTGCATCTCG CACTTGAAGGACAACCTTCTCATCAATCAGCAACAGAAAGCCAGCAACTCCACTCTACTGATAAATCTACACTCATCACTGGCACTGCACCAAATGGTTCTGGGTCTACACCACCTGAATGCAATAAG GACATCAGCTCGGCATTACCTCATATAGATATATCAGGTACAGAAAATACTAAGTTTGAGATCCATGCAAGGACAAAG GCTCCTGAATCATCTGAAAGCAATCTGTTGTCAACTCTGGCCTCAGTTGAAGACTTAGAAAAAGCTCAGGTATATCTCATAACATCATATCTACTATATTGCATAGAAAATCAAATACCTTTTGATTATGTAATACAACAAGATTATACTTGCCTTTCCCCATGCATCTTGCTGACCCAAAGACAAAAAAGAACAAATGTTCGATTGATGAGGCATCTCATAGCCATGGTAAAAATGATCCAAGGTATGTTACATATACAAGCACTTCAAATTTGT CATATACTATACTACAATTTCTACTTAATAATGCATTCCAAATGA
- the LOC120680519 gene encoding uncharacterized protein LOC120680519 isoform X4, with translation MQFRVTALSSHLYGIIRAVTALSSHLYAITLGCAAHCSHLLLPSSVSSCYSPFPVPLRIHSPALCYAGRRSRAFGPSVGVHSRTLQPHGEKYKCVGPTCSGTGGPRYSLPIIATDLVAPREQQNERTIQLVFFGSIAQEIIDTPVGTLIAANEGVGIFLPTKITAIYGKQYELRVSISSMSLQHINITYQVDAIIGMGSIPASTPPHLHLALEGQPSHQSATESQQLHSTDKSTLITGTAPNGSGSTPPECNKDISSALPHIDISGTENTKFEIHARTKAPESSESNLLSTLASVEDLEKAQVYLITSYLLYCIENQIPFDYVIQQDYTCLSPCILLTQRQKRTNVRLMRHLIAMVKMIQGMLHIQALQICHILYYNFYLIMHSK, from the exons ATGCAGTTCCGTGTCACGGCTCTCAGCTCCCACCTGTACGGCATTATCCGTGCTGTCACGGCCCTCAGCTCCCACCTGTACGCCATTACCCTCGGCTGCGCCGCCCACTGCagccatcttcttcttccttcctcaGTAAGCTCCTGCTACTCTCCTTTCCCTGTTCCTCTTCG GATTCACTCGCCTGCTCTTTGCTATGCTGGTCGTCGTTCCAGGGCCTTTGGCCCTTCTGTTGGTGTTCATTCCAG AACACTGCAGCCACATGGAGAGAAATATAAATGCGTTGGCCCTACATGTTCTGGAACAGGAGGACCTAG GTACAGCCTCCCTATTATTGCCACCGATCTTGTGGCACCGAGAGAGCAACAAAATGAAAGAACTATACAACTTGTGTTCTTTGGATCCATAGCACAAGAAATAATTGACACCCCAGTTGGTACTCTCATTGCTGCTAATGAAGGCGTGGGAATTTTCCTCCCAACAAAAATTACTGCCATCTATGGAAAACAATATGAGCTCCGTGTAAGCATTTCCTCAATGTCATTACAGCATATCAACATCACCTATCAAGTTGATGCTATTATAGGCATGGGTAGCATTCCTGCATCTACACCACCTCACTTGCATCTCG CACTTGAAGGACAACCTTCTCATCAATCAGCAACAGAAAGCCAGCAACTCCACTCTACTGATAAATCTACACTCATCACTGGCACTGCACCAAATGGTTCTGGGTCTACACCACCTGAATGCAATAAG GACATCAGCTCGGCATTACCTCATATAGATATATCAGGTACAGAAAATACTAAGTTTGAGATCCATGCAAGGACAAAG GCTCCTGAATCATCTGAAAGCAATCTGTTGTCAACTCTGGCCTCAGTTGAAGACTTAGAAAAAGCTCAGGTATATCTCATAACATCATATCTACTATATTGCATAGAAAATCAAATACCTTTTGATTATGTAATACAACAAGATTATACTTGCCTTTCCCCATGCATCTTGCTGACCCAAAGACAAAAAAGAACAAATGTTCGATTGATGAGGCATCTCATAGCCATGGTAAAAATGATCCAAGGTATGTTACATATACAAGCACTTCAAATTTGT CATATACTATACTACAATTTCTACTTAATAATGCATTCCAAATGA
- the LOC120680519 gene encoding uncharacterized protein LOC120680519 isoform X3, producing MQFRVTALSSHLYGIIRAVTALSSHLYAITLGCAAHCSHLLLPSSVSSCYSPFPVPLRVVGSFDGPLFFIVILLSWIHSPALCYAGRRSRAFGPSVGVHSRTLQPHGEKYKCVGPTCSGTGGPRYSLPIIATDLVAPREQQNERTIQLVFFGSIAQEIIDTPVGTLIAANEGVGIFLPTKITAIYGKQYELRVSISSMSLQHINITYQVDAIIGMGSIPASTPPHLHLALEGQPSHQSATESQQLHSTDKSTLITGTAPNGSGSTPPECNKDISSALPHIDISGTENTKFEIHARTKAPESSESNLLSTLASVEDLEKAQVYLITSYLLYCIENQIPFDYVIQQDYTCLSPCILLTQRQKRTNVRLMRHLIAMVKMIQGMLHIQALQICPNRVHITI from the exons ATGCAGTTCCGTGTCACGGCTCTCAGCTCCCACCTGTACGGCATTATCCGTGCTGTCACGGCCCTCAGCTCCCACCTGTACGCCATTACCCTCGGCTGCGCCGCCCACTGCagccatcttcttcttccttcctcaGTAAGCTCCTGCTACTCTCCTTTCCCTGTTCCTCTTCG TGTTGTTGGTAGTTTTGACGGACCCCTTTTCTTCATCGTAATCCTTCTTTCCTG GATTCACTCGCCTGCTCTTTGCTATGCTGGTCGTCGTTCCAGGGCCTTTGGCCCTTCTGTTGGTGTTCATTCCAG AACACTGCAGCCACATGGAGAGAAATATAAATGCGTTGGCCCTACATGTTCTGGAACAGGAGGACCTAG GTACAGCCTCCCTATTATTGCCACCGATCTTGTGGCACCGAGAGAGCAACAAAATGAAAGAACTATACAACTTGTGTTCTTTGGATCCATAGCACAAGAAATAATTGACACCCCAGTTGGTACTCTCATTGCTGCTAATGAAGGCGTGGGAATTTTCCTCCCAACAAAAATTACTGCCATCTATGGAAAACAATATGAGCTCCGTGTAAGCATTTCCTCAATGTCATTACAGCATATCAACATCACCTATCAAGTTGATGCTATTATAGGCATGGGTAGCATTCCTGCATCTACACCACCTCACTTGCATCTCG CACTTGAAGGACAACCTTCTCATCAATCAGCAACAGAAAGCCAGCAACTCCACTCTACTGATAAATCTACACTCATCACTGGCACTGCACCAAATGGTTCTGGGTCTACACCACCTGAATGCAATAAG GACATCAGCTCGGCATTACCTCATATAGATATATCAGGTACAGAAAATACTAAGTTTGAGATCCATGCAAGGACAAAG GCTCCTGAATCATCTGAAAGCAATCTGTTGTCAACTCTGGCCTCAGTTGAAGACTTAGAAAAAGCTCAGGTATATCTCATAACATCATATCTACTATATTGCATAGAAAATCAAATACCTTTTGATTATGTAATACAACAAGATTATACTTGCCTTTCCCCATGCATCTTGCTGACCCAAAGACAAAAAAGAACAAATGTTCGATTGATGAGGCATCTCATAGCCATGGTAAAAATGATCCAAGGTATGTTACATATACAAGCACTTCAAATTTGTCCGAATAGGGTCCACATTACAATCTAA
- the LOC120680519 gene encoding uncharacterized protein LOC120680519 isoform X6: MQFRVTALSSHLYGIIRAVTALSSHLYAITLGCAAHCSHLLLPSSVSSCYSPFPVPLRVVGSFDGPLFFIVILLSWIHSPALCYAGRRSRAFGPSVGVHSRTLQPHGEKYKCVGPTCSGTGGPRYSLPIIATDLVAPREQQNERTIQLVFFGSIAQEIIDTPVGTLIAANEGVGIFLPTKITAIYGKQYELRVSISSMSLQHINITYQVDAIIGMGSIPASTPPHLHLALEGQPSHQSATESQQLHSTDKSTLITGTAPNGSGSTPPECNKDISSALPHIDISGTENTKFEIHARTKAPESSESNLLSTLASVEDLEKAQTKKNKCSIDEASHSHGKNDPRYVTYTSTSNLSYTILQFLLNNAFQMNISIIFMFVNV; encoded by the exons ATGCAGTTCCGTGTCACGGCTCTCAGCTCCCACCTGTACGGCATTATCCGTGCTGTCACGGCCCTCAGCTCCCACCTGTACGCCATTACCCTCGGCTGCGCCGCCCACTGCagccatcttcttcttccttcctcaGTAAGCTCCTGCTACTCTCCTTTCCCTGTTCCTCTTCG TGTTGTTGGTAGTTTTGACGGACCCCTTTTCTTCATCGTAATCCTTCTTTCCTG GATTCACTCGCCTGCTCTTTGCTATGCTGGTCGTCGTTCCAGGGCCTTTGGCCCTTCTGTTGGTGTTCATTCCAG AACACTGCAGCCACATGGAGAGAAATATAAATGCGTTGGCCCTACATGTTCTGGAACAGGAGGACCTAG GTACAGCCTCCCTATTATTGCCACCGATCTTGTGGCACCGAGAGAGCAACAAAATGAAAGAACTATACAACTTGTGTTCTTTGGATCCATAGCACAAGAAATAATTGACACCCCAGTTGGTACTCTCATTGCTGCTAATGAAGGCGTGGGAATTTTCCTCCCAACAAAAATTACTGCCATCTATGGAAAACAATATGAGCTCCGTGTAAGCATTTCCTCAATGTCATTACAGCATATCAACATCACCTATCAAGTTGATGCTATTATAGGCATGGGTAGCATTCCTGCATCTACACCACCTCACTTGCATCTCG CACTTGAAGGACAACCTTCTCATCAATCAGCAACAGAAAGCCAGCAACTCCACTCTACTGATAAATCTACACTCATCACTGGCACTGCACCAAATGGTTCTGGGTCTACACCACCTGAATGCAATAAG GACATCAGCTCGGCATTACCTCATATAGATATATCAGGTACAGAAAATACTAAGTTTGAGATCCATGCAAGGACAAAG GCTCCTGAATCATCTGAAAGCAATCTGTTGTCAACTCTGGCCTCAGTTGAAGACTTAGAAAAAGCTCAG ACAAAAAAGAACAAATGTTCGATTGATGAGGCATCTCATAGCCATGGTAAAAATGATCCAAGGTATGTTACATATACAAGCACTTCAAATTTGT CATATACTATACTACAATTTCTACTTAATAATGCATTCCAAATGAACATTTCAATAATTTTCATGTTTGTTAATGTGTAA
- the LOC120680519 gene encoding uncharacterized protein LOC120680519 isoform X7: protein MQFRVTALSSHLYGIIRAVTALSSHLYAITLGCAAHCSHLLLPSSVSSCYSPFPVPLRVVGSFDGPLFFIVILLSWIHSPALCYAGRRSRAFGPSVGVHSRTLQPHGEKYKCVGPTCSGTGGPRYSLPIIATDLVAPREQQNERTIQLVFFGSIAQEIIDTPVGTLIAANEGVGIFLPTKITAIYGKQYELRVSISSMSLQHINITYQVDAIIGMGSIPASTPPHLHLALEGQPSHQSATESQQLHSTDKSTLITGTAPNGSGSTPPECNKDISSALPHIDISGTENTKFEIHARTKAPESSESNLLSTLASVEDLEKAQTKKNKCSIDEASHSHGKNDPSDIQMTARAHQSR from the exons ATGCAGTTCCGTGTCACGGCTCTCAGCTCCCACCTGTACGGCATTATCCGTGCTGTCACGGCCCTCAGCTCCCACCTGTACGCCATTACCCTCGGCTGCGCCGCCCACTGCagccatcttcttcttccttcctcaGTAAGCTCCTGCTACTCTCCTTTCCCTGTTCCTCTTCG TGTTGTTGGTAGTTTTGACGGACCCCTTTTCTTCATCGTAATCCTTCTTTCCTG GATTCACTCGCCTGCTCTTTGCTATGCTGGTCGTCGTTCCAGGGCCTTTGGCCCTTCTGTTGGTGTTCATTCCAG AACACTGCAGCCACATGGAGAGAAATATAAATGCGTTGGCCCTACATGTTCTGGAACAGGAGGACCTAG GTACAGCCTCCCTATTATTGCCACCGATCTTGTGGCACCGAGAGAGCAACAAAATGAAAGAACTATACAACTTGTGTTCTTTGGATCCATAGCACAAGAAATAATTGACACCCCAGTTGGTACTCTCATTGCTGCTAATGAAGGCGTGGGAATTTTCCTCCCAACAAAAATTACTGCCATCTATGGAAAACAATATGAGCTCCGTGTAAGCATTTCCTCAATGTCATTACAGCATATCAACATCACCTATCAAGTTGATGCTATTATAGGCATGGGTAGCATTCCTGCATCTACACCACCTCACTTGCATCTCG CACTTGAAGGACAACCTTCTCATCAATCAGCAACAGAAAGCCAGCAACTCCACTCTACTGATAAATCTACACTCATCACTGGCACTGCACCAAATGGTTCTGGGTCTACACCACCTGAATGCAATAAG GACATCAGCTCGGCATTACCTCATATAGATATATCAGGTACAGAAAATACTAAGTTTGAGATCCATGCAAGGACAAAG GCTCCTGAATCATCTGAAAGCAATCTGTTGTCAACTCTGGCCTCAGTTGAAGACTTAGAAAAAGCTCAG ACAAAAAAGAACAAATGTTCGATTGATGAGGCATCTCATAGCCATGGTAAAAATGATCCAAG TGATATTCAGATGACGGCTAGAGCTCACCAATCCAGATGA
- the LOC120680519 gene encoding uncharacterized protein LOC120680519 isoform X8 — protein sequence MQFRVTALSSHLYGIIRAVTALSSHLYAITLGCAAHCSHLLLPSSVSSCYSPFPVPLRVVGSFDGPLFFIVILLSWIHSPALCYAGRRSRAFGPSVGVHSRTLQPHGEKYKCVGPTCSGTGGPRYSLPIIATDLVAPREQQNERTIQLVFFGSIAQEIIDTPVGTLIAANEGVGIFLPTKITAIYGKQYELRVSISSMSLQHINITYQVDAIIGMGSIPASTPPHLHLALEGQPSHQSATESQQLHSTDKSTLITGTAPNGSGSTPPECNKDISSALPHIDISGTENTKFEIHARTKAPESSESNLLSTLASVEDLEKAQ from the exons ATGCAGTTCCGTGTCACGGCTCTCAGCTCCCACCTGTACGGCATTATCCGTGCTGTCACGGCCCTCAGCTCCCACCTGTACGCCATTACCCTCGGCTGCGCCGCCCACTGCagccatcttcttcttccttcctcaGTAAGCTCCTGCTACTCTCCTTTCCCTGTTCCTCTTCG TGTTGTTGGTAGTTTTGACGGACCCCTTTTCTTCATCGTAATCCTTCTTTCCTG GATTCACTCGCCTGCTCTTTGCTATGCTGGTCGTCGTTCCAGGGCCTTTGGCCCTTCTGTTGGTGTTCATTCCAG AACACTGCAGCCACATGGAGAGAAATATAAATGCGTTGGCCCTACATGTTCTGGAACAGGAGGACCTAG GTACAGCCTCCCTATTATTGCCACCGATCTTGTGGCACCGAGAGAGCAACAAAATGAAAGAACTATACAACTTGTGTTCTTTGGATCCATAGCACAAGAAATAATTGACACCCCAGTTGGTACTCTCATTGCTGCTAATGAAGGCGTGGGAATTTTCCTCCCAACAAAAATTACTGCCATCTATGGAAAACAATATGAGCTCCGTGTAAGCATTTCCTCAATGTCATTACAGCATATCAACATCACCTATCAAGTTGATGCTATTATAGGCATGGGTAGCATTCCTGCATCTACACCACCTCACTTGCATCTCG CACTTGAAGGACAACCTTCTCATCAATCAGCAACAGAAAGCCAGCAACTCCACTCTACTGATAAATCTACACTCATCACTGGCACTGCACCAAATGGTTCTGGGTCTACACCACCTGAATGCAATAAG GACATCAGCTCGGCATTACCTCATATAGATATATCAGGTACAGAAAATACTAAGTTTGAGATCCATGCAAGGACAAAG GCTCCTGAATCATCTGAAAGCAATCTGTTGTCAACTCTGGCCTCAGTTGAAGACTTAGAAAAAGCTCAG TGA